A genomic region of Paramormyrops kingsleyae isolate MSU_618 chromosome 19, PKINGS_0.4, whole genome shotgun sequence contains the following coding sequences:
- the LOC111844444 gene encoding transmembrane emp24 domain-containing protein 10-like, whose product MSRLYVFLIMPVIFQLVSSISFFLPVNSRKCLREEIHKDVLVTGDYELGEQPNTKTNLKITDSSGHILYSKEDALKGKFAFTTEDYDMFEVCFESKFPMGTGRVPDQLVNLDMKHGVEAKNYEEIAKVEKLKPLEVELRRLEDLSESIVNDFAYMKKREEEMRDTNESTNTRVLYFSIFSMCCLIGLATWQVFYLRRFFKAKKLIE is encoded by the exons ATGTCGCGGCTTTACGTGTTTCTTATTATGCCAGTTATATTCCAGTTGGTATCGTCTATCTCATTCTTTTTACCTGTAAATTCTCGAAAGTGCCTGCGGGAGGAAATACATAAAGACGTGCTTGTAACGGGGGATTATGAACTTGGCGAGCAGCCGAACACTAAAACCAACCTGAAG ATCACAGACTCCTCTGGACATATCCTGTACTCAAAAGAAGATGCATTGAAGGGGAAGTTTGCTTTCACAACAGAGGACTATGACATGTTTGAAGTTTGCTTTGAGAGCAAGTTTCCTATGG GAACTGGACGGGTACCTGATCAGCTGGTCAACCTGGACATGAAACATGGAGTAGAGGCTAAGAACTATGAAGAG ATCGCCAAGGTGGAGAAGCTGAAGCCCTTGGAGGTGGAGCTCCGGCGATTGGAGGACCTGTCCGAGTCCATTGTCAATGACTTTGCATATATGAAGAAACGGGAGGAGGAAATGAGGGACACTAATG AATCCACAAACACAAGAGTCCTGTACTTCAGCATCTTCTCCATGTGCTGCCTGATCGGCTTGGCCACCTGGCAGGTGTTCTACCTCCGCCGTTTCTTCAAGGCAAAGAAGCTCATCGAGTAG